ATACTTTCCTTTATCTCCCGTACGCCCAAAAGTTGCCGTAGCATCTGAAATGAGGTATGGCTTAAATCCAAGGTTTGCTGCCATGCGGGTCGTTGTAGAAATGCAGTGATCCGTCGTTAGCCCTACAATAACGATTGTTTGATACCC
This genomic interval from Sulfoacidibacillus ferrooxidans contains the following:
- a CDS encoding isochorismatase family protein; its protein translation is GYQTIVIVGLTTDHCISTTTRMAANLGFKPYLISDATATFGRTGDKGKYYSPEEIHEINLVSLNHEFATVMDTATLMGIIESVI